The Nostoc sp. 'Peltigera membranacea cyanobiont' N6 genome contains the following window.
GCGCAAGGTGGGCTGATACAAAAGTAGGAAGTATTGGACATATTGGTTGCTTTAGTTTCTACCCTACCAAAAATCTTGGTGGTTGCGGTGATGGCGGAGCAATAACGACTAAAGATCCTGCGATCGCTACTAAACTACGAATCCTCCGAGATCATGGTAGTAAAGTTCGATATTTACACGAGAAAATCGGTGTAAATAGCCGCTTGGATGCTCTCCAAGCAGCCATCTTACAGATTAAGCTGCGTTATTTAGATATTTGGAACGATCGCCGCCGAGATATCGCTAATTATTACTATCAGTTCCTGAGCCAAATTCCGGGAATCGTCCCGCCTCAAGAATTACCTGGGGGTATTGGGGTATGGAATCAATACACTATTCGCATTTCCGGCGAAGGGCGAAATGGTTCTACCGCCAAATATCGAGATTGGGTGCGTAGTCAATTACAAGAACAGGGTGTGAGTTCAATGATTTACTACCCCCACCCTTTACATTTGCAGCCAGTTTATCAAAATCTAGGTTATCAAATTGGGGACTTACCAATAGCAGAGCAAGCTTGCCATGAAGTCATAGCTTTGCCCATGTTCCCAGAATTGACACAACACCAGCAAGACCAAGTGATTTATGCGTTAAAAGAAGTTATGAGTTAGAAGTAGAGACGCGATTAATCGCGTCTCTACTGTTAGGAGTTTTGAATGAATAAGTTTCTTCAACTCATCCCTCCCAACTCCTAACTTATTTCACTACTAGATTCGCAGCTGCCAAGGCTTCTACCAAGCCACGCACAGCCGCAATCATTGCTATTTCACTATTAAGTTGGTTGATGGCGGAACCAACACCAACACCAGCCGCACCAGCTGCGATCGCTAATGGTGCTGTAACGTTAGAAATGCCAGAAGCACACAATACTGGTACTGACACGACACGGGATATTTCAAAAGCTGCTGCCAAGGTGGGAGCAGCTTTTTCAATTAATCCTAAAGTTCCAGGATGAACTGGGTTACTGCTAGTACCGCCTTCGGTTTGGATAATATCTGCTCCAGCTTTCACCAGTTCTTCGGCTAACTGTACCTGTTGATCTAGTTCCAAAATGTGGGGAACGGTGACAGATAAGGTGATTTCTGGGAGAAGGGCGCGGGTTTGCTTAGTCAGCGCTAGCACTTCTAGAGCCTCAAAGCGGCGACCTTGAGCATAAAAGGAATCGAAATTCCCGATTTCAATTAAATCAGCACCAGCTGCCACAGCTTGCACAAATTTTTCTGGATCTACTGCCGATATACAAATTGGTAATTTTGTCAAACTTTTAGCTAATTGTACCAAAGCGCGATCGGCGGCAATATCAACAAAAGTAGCACCGCCAAATTCAGCAGCTTTGACAGTAGCAGCAACGCTAGCAGCGTCGAAGTTATTCAAGCCGCTAATTACTTTCAGAACGCGGCGGTTAGTAAATGCCCGTTGGAGTGGAGGATGCATCGTCATGGTTATGCTTTTGAAGCTATGAGAATTATAAATTAGGTATATTCTACCGTCACTCAGTTGATGAGGAACTAAATCACTATGGCAGTTGCCAAATTTTGATTTCTGCAAGCCGTACCCAGAGCGATCGCATAAACTTAGCCGGAACCTCCATTAAAATTTAACTCTCCCAGTTCAGCTAGGGATTAAATGCAGCACAACACGACAATGAAACATAAAGTTCAGCAAATATCTATGTGAAAATAATTAAGTTCTATTAAGTTATTCTTTTTAGGAGTGAAGATATGACGGCAAATTTTGACGATAAGGAAATACTTGAACTCTGGGATAATAGAGCTAAAGACTGGGATATTCAAGTTGGCGATGATGGTGACAGCAATCGAATTCTGAACTCAGATCCAGTACTATGGAGTTTCGCTGGTGATGTTGCGGGATTGTCTGTCCTTGATGCTGGTTGTGGCACAGGATATCTGGCACGCCAACTTTGCCTGAAAGGGGCCAGTGTAACTGGTATAGATTTTTCACCTCAGATGATAGAAATTGCCCAATTCAGAGCTAGCCAAAATAATCTAGATATAGATTTTCATTTGGATTCATGCACTGAACTTAAGTCGCTTCCAGATGAACAATTTGATACGATCGTCTCGAATTATGTTCTGATGGATTTGCTCGATCTCGAAGGAGCAGTCAAGGCATTCAATCGTGTTCTTAAACCTGGTGGTATTGCAATTCTTGTGTTCTCACATCCTTGCTTTCCCCAAGGCAAATCGACAACTGTAAAAGAGGATGGGACGGTTTCTTATAGTTGGGATTCTTCCTATTTTGAAAGGATGCAACACAACGACGAACCTTGGAACCATTTTACAACAACATTTATTTGGTTTCACCGCCCTCTTTCCGATTACTGGAAAGTTTTCAAGGCAGCAGGTTTTTCTGTAGACGAATTTGAAGAGCCAAGAATTACCGAGGAGCGATATCATCTTGCAGAAAATGACCGAAAGCTTTTCAATTCCAAAACACGCCCCTATTCGGTAGTTTTTAAACTCCTGAAGGTTAAATAATTACATAGCAACCCATAAAATTCTATTACAGCAAGATATAAATAATTTTACTCCCACTAGGAATTATCTTTTTGTGTTTAATTACAATAGCAGTAATTATTGAATCCCTGCGTTAATAAGAATCGAGGAAGTAGGGAGTCGATCGATTTTAGATTTGGGATTTTTATTTCAATCCCAAATTCAAAATCTAAAATTAAATGACTCCTAACTCCTTCACTTTCCGTAGTAAACTCTGGCATTCCGATATCCTATATTTCGCAGATATTTATTCCATTCCTCAGCTTGGAATCGATCGGAGAAAGGCCCGACTGCTACGTGTGGGCCTCGGGGTTGCGTCCTTTCGAGGACTGCGCCAGATCGTCCTAAATCTTGACTAAATCGGGCTAGATTCTGCCTAATTTGTGCTGCGATCGCAGATAACTGTTCTTGAGTGGTGGGAATGGCGACATAATATCTAGAGACTTGCTTGGGAGGATTTATATTACTGCGATCGCCTACAAAGCTTCTATTCCCTGCCTCTATTTCCTGTCCGTTAGCAAAGCTGAGAATCCGGGCGCTATATATCCCTCGTGACTGTAACTCACTCACCCGTTGTTGGGCGTTAGATACTCTGTTAAAAACACCTGACTGAATTACATTCCTTCCTTGGTACTGGCGAATGTAAGCACTTGGTTCAATCTGACGGATGGCTTGTAGCGTCTGGAAATCACTACCATCTACGTATACTAAGTAGCGCTCAAAATTCTGATTATATTGACTAAACTGTGTGGGTTGGGGGGGCTGAAAGTTTTGCTCAACTGGATTATTTTGTAATGGTTGGGGGGGCTGAAAATTCTGTTCAACTGGATTATTTTGTAATGGTTGAGAGGGCTGAAAGTTCTGCTCCAATTGATTCTCTTGAACTGGTTGTAACTGCGGTGATGGCTGTTGACCAAAGGGAATTGGCGGTGGCGGTAAGGCTTCACCTGCTTGAGCCAGTAGCACGTTGTTGTGGATTTGTGCTTGTGCTGGGGTAGAGTCAGTAATCAGCACTAACCATCCTCCCACTAATAAAGGGAGAAGTCTGATAGTGAGCTTCCAACCCTCATAACTTCGGTACAGCATCTGAAATGGAATAAATTGATTTGGTAATCCTCTCAACATAGTAGTTAGAAAGTAGTCAAAGTATTTCTAAGCAATTTCCACTAGGAACTAATTAGTTCACCGTTGTAGCAACTACTATATAGCGTTAACGTAAAATTAGCTCATCCGCGTGGCAAAAAATATATCTGTGACTATTTTTACATAAGGTTAATGAGTAGCCCTGTCAAGCTTGTCGTTAGCATGTTGAAACCTTTGCTATGAAATTAAATTTGGTTTGATTATAGGCTTTGAGTCACCAACTAACACGAATGCGTTCCCATGCGAGACATGGGAACGCGGAAAATCTTAGCGCCGACTTACTTAACTCTATAGGACTTATATTATGTCCGCTTGATTGCTTATTAGACCCGAAGAACCCCACCCCGCTAAAGCTATGCTTTGTCTCCCCTCCCCGCAAGCGGGGAGGGGTTGGGGGTGGGGTTCTTTTCTTATGGGTAATTTGGCGGACTATTACACACAAGTTACGCAAAAACGAACTACAGAGGCGCAGAGAAGCCAGTACGCCCTTGTGGTTCCCCGACTTGTTCGCGCAGCGTCTCCGACAGGAGAAGCAACTGGCGCGACACGGAGAAATCCGGGTTTGAGAGATATTTTGCGTAAGTCCTATCTAATTTTGTGTCAGTAAGCTTTCAAATACAAAGTCAGCCAATTTTGTGCCAGACGTATAAGCTGCATCTGCATCCCATTGAAAATGGACACCCAGATAAATACGACTGCGCCCATTCTCTAAAGCTGCGGAAGAGAAGCTATTAAATGTCCGTGTGATTCTAATGCCATTATTGCCTCTCGCACTTGGATCTTCAGATGTTGCAGTAAAAGTCACATTATCCGTGCCAAAGAAGTTCCGCAAAATGCCGGCATGGACTGCTCCGAAAGTGGCATGACCAGAGATATAGGCTGGAAATGAAGGAGAAAATCGGGTGCCATCAGCATTGGGTGATAGAGGTCTCCAAGTGGGATCGGCAATTGTTGCACGGTTGTTGTCTTCAAATGCCCTTTGAATTGCCGTTTCTGGTCTCCACAAATCCAAATCGGTGTCGTACTTTGCATCCCACGCTAAGATTGCCGCATCGCCTAAAGCTAAACCTACTAGAGCAAACAACCGTGCATTGTCGGAAAAGCTTAAATTTCTCAATTTAGAGACAATCTGAGTAATACTATATAGTTGTCCAGGTGGCTTATATGTTCCATCAAGATCGTTTGCCCAGAAAAGAGCAATATCGGTTTGTTCTTGAGTCCGTTCAGTAGAATTAGCAGCACCAAGCCGCTTGACTTCATTTACTTCGGCAGCGTATTCAACACTAGCGAGTAGATCCTGTTTACTGCTGAAGCCTGCTGGTCTAGTGGGGCGAAACTTTTTAATTAGGGTTGGCGAAAAAGGTTTTACTTTACCCCAATTTGGGGTAGTTGCAGGTGTGGAATCTGTCGGTCGCCAATCACCAGGTTGATCTCCAGAAGTATATTTGGTGTCATCGTTAAACCCGTCCCCTTCTCGATTTTTGAGGATTGCTTTAGCTGCGGCGATTCCAAGTTCTTTACCATCATTGATGCTCTGTTGCGACACACTACTACTTTTAATTTCGTCGATGGCTTTGTTTAGTTCATCGTCAAAAAAGCTCTGGTTTTTCTTTTTGGATTTGGGGAAATTGGCGTTAGGGTAAACATTGTCGCTGCTCAATACAGTATATGCAGCGTGAACTGCTGCTGCTTCTTTAGACGCTCCTACTTTTACCGAGAGAATTTCTAAATACGGTTTATAGTCTCGATCGATGGAATTGACGGCATCGTATATTGCAGCATGTAATATAGCACCAGTACGGGAGATTGGTCCAGGGGGGCCACCATTGAGACGAATTGCTTGTAAATATACATTGTTCCAATTAATAACTTGGTCTTTCATAAGATATTCCTTTTTTTTTTTACTATTGTGTTGACTCTGGTTACAGTTCTAATTTTCCAGACAGAAGTAGACTAATACCACTTCCATAATTAGTAATTAGTAATTTGTAGGGATTTTTAGATATTTCAAATAGGCGGCTTATTTACGCTAACCTGTACAAGGGCAGTGTGGCGGAAATAACTATCCAGCTTGGAAAGTCTCAAAAGTTTTTTACAAGCTTTTTATCTTCTACCTACTCTTTTCTCGACTCTATATAGCTTGATGTTTTCCGTCGGCATACGGATGATGCTCAATAGCTTAACTTTTGACTTTCTGTATTAGATTCCACCAGGGTTTATCTTCTAAATATAGAAAGATTGCTGAATGCTTGATAGTACCCCAGAGGGTACTATTTGCAATACTTGTATAAGCTGCCCTCACTTTTACTCCGATCGCCTCTATTTGCTTTCTTAGAAACTGAAGTGCTTTGGTAGCAAGGCAATGAAAGAGTGTGTGCTACAATTGGACAACCACGCAGCTTGTCGTGTTTTGTATGAAAAAAGTCGTCGTTGGTCTTTCTGGTGGCGTTGACAGTTCCACCGCCGCAGCTATCCTGCACCATCAGGGCTATGAAGTGATTGGTTTGACTCTTTGGCTAATGAAAGGCAAAGGTCAATGTTGCTCTGAAGGTATGATCGACGCGGCTGAACTCTGCGAACAACTGGGCGTTCCCCATCAGGTTGTAGATATTCGGGATCTGTTTCAGACGCATATTGTCGATTATCTGGTGACTGGTTATAGTGCTGGGATCACGCCTTTGCCTTGCTCGCAGTGTAATAAAACGGTGAAGTTTGGGCCAATGGTGCAGTATGCCCACGAACAATTGGGGTGCGATCGCATTGCCACCGGTCATTATGCCCGAATTAGCTATGACGAAGCAACTGGACGTTACCAGTTATTAAGGGCTGTTGACCGGAACAAAGACCAGTCATACTTTCTCTATGATTTGTCTCAAGATTTACTTGCAGCAACTATATTTCCTTTAGGCGAACTAGAAAAAACTGATACGCGCCGGATTGCGACTGAATACGGACTGAAAACTGCTGATAAGCCAGAAAGTCAAGACTTGTGCTTAGTGGAAAGTAACGGTTCCATGCGGGCATTTTTAGATAAATATTTAGCTCCCAAAACAGGCGATATTGTCGATGTCACAGGCAAAATTTTGGGACAGCATGATGGTGTCCATCACTACACAATTGGCCAGCGCAAAGGCTTGGGAATTGCTGCTGCCGAACCTCTGTATGTGATTGAATTAGATGCGGCAAATAATAAAGTAGTAGTAGGCGATCGCACTAAGGTAACTCAACCAGAATGCACTGTAAATCGGGTAAATTGGGTTTCCATTCCCGAACCATCGACCCCAATTCATGCCCAAGTGCAAATTCGCTATCGTTCAACACCTACACCAGTGACAGTGATTCCGTTGGAAAACTCCCGTGTGCGTTTGGTATTTGATGAACCCCAAATCAGCATCACTCCCGGACAAGCGGCGGTGTGGTACGACGGGGAAAAAGTATTAGGTGGCGGAATAATTGAACAGTTTAGTTGAATCTTACCTCGATTTTGCGCCCCTCCTGACTTGTGGAGGGGTGTTTTTATATATCACATTTTTGTAAAAAAGTTTGATAATGCTGTTCCAATGCAATTGAATTAGGTTTATATCTGTCTTTATCAGGAAGTAGTAATTTTTTTCCGCCAAGTCCTTCATAATCAGTCCCGCATAAACTAGGAGAAGTTACTACCTCATAGTTTTTTGGATGAATAGATAGTAAGTATTTATCAAAAAGTATGTGTATATCTACCCGCAGTAAAATTCCATTAGAGGGATGATTTGTTTCACTGCCAAGATAGGGGATAATATGAGCAGCTTGTAATACTTCATCTACGCTGTAACCTGTAATTGCACATTTTCCTTTATAGGCTTCTATAAGTTCATGCCTAAATTTAGACTGTCCTTTACGTCTAACAACAGGATAAGAAACTCGCACCCTGTCATCTGTAATGTTATGTGGATCAAATTCATTTACAAGGATATGAAGTAATTCTCTAGAAAGATCATCTTTAGGCTCTTGTCCGGCCATCAGATGCATCAATCTAACAAAAATTTCATGACCTTGTTCTGAACTCAAATTATGCTGATTTGTATATTTATTATAAGCAAAAGCTAATTTCTCAAAATCAGTTGTATCCCAAGGATTAACATATACTGAGCTTTGATTAGCATCTTTTGTTTGCTCATGTATATTTTTAGTCTTAGTCTTTCTAAATTCCTCCGTTAATTCCTCCCAAAATGAATATAAAAACATTGATGATGCATCATTTGGGCTTTCCCCAAAAGAGAGCTTTAAAAGTCTGAATAAAATATCTTTTTTCTGGTTCAATGTTAAATCATAAGGATGTCTTTTAATAAATTCTAAAAATACAAAAGTTATTTTTTCCCAAACTCTAATTTCATTTTCAGGAAAAATATCGAATGTAAATCCTATTGCCCAATTTTCAAAATTATCACCTAACAAACAATCTAAAATGGAATAAATTCTTTTAATTCGAGTAATTTGTTCAGGATTAAGTTTGCTAATTGCTTTTTGATTACGACTAAGTTGATCAAAGGGTATACTCTCAGTTATAATTTTGCCTGTTTTTGGGTTGACAACCTCTACTTTTAGATTAAATTTTTTCTTTTTTGACACAGTTTCCCACCCTATTATTATTCAGCGTTATTGTCTCCTAAATCTTCATCCAAAATTGTTTCAATATCTCGTCCGCCATAAATGACTCTAAGAATCTGTACACCAGAATCCGAAGGAAGATAAAAAACAAGATAATTTTGAAATCCTTTTATTGCTTGCTGTCGAACACCAGCTAAATTAGGATGAGAAAATTGACAAGATTTTCCCATTCCTGGCATTTTACCCAGTTGTTTGAAAGTTGTTTCTGCTGCTGTAAGAAACCGATCTGAAGCTCCCAAGTTATCTTCTGCAATATAAGTTGCTAATTCTATCAAATCGCGGATGACTTGCGGTCGTTTGCTTACGTCGCTCATTAACCTTGGTTTGACCCTTTATGCTTGGTGATTCTTTGCCGCACAGCTTGGCGGATGTCTTCCCAATCGTCAGGAGTCATCTCAGTTGCATTCCCAGAATTTAGACCTTCTAAAAGCATCGTTTCCAAACGTTCAGCTGCTTGACGCTTTTGGTCTTGGCGCACTAACTCACGAAAATATTCACTGACGCTGCTGTAACCACCAGTTGCCACTTTCTCTTCTATATAAGTCCGCATCGCATCAGGGAGAGATATATTTATACTTTTCACTGGCACAACTTCCCTAATTTTTCCTTCATAATATTATTTTATGGCAGTTTATGCCATTTATTGCCATACAAGGATCAATTAGCAAAAGCTATACCTGTGGCGGTCTACGCTTACGTACTCTTTATCAAAAACGACTTCTATCTAATACCTCTTCAAACTCTTTCAAAGCTTGTACGGTTCCTACTTGCCAAGCTCGTTCAACCGTAGCAGCAATAATTTGAGTTAAAGGGAGATTTGGAAAGTTAGGACTGTTATCAGATTCGATGTAACGTCCATCCCTAAGTAAATAAATCCTCAGCTTTTTACTATCGTAAATCCATAGTTCTGGAACTGCGATCGCTTCGTAAGCATCAAGAGTTGTTTTTGATGTTACATCTGTTTCAATTGCCAAATCAGGAGGCGGATCGTTTGGTTCTAGTTTGCGACGACCAATCATTCTTTGGTAATTCTGGATGTAGAAACAAGCATCTGGTTCTACCCCCGCTATATTTTCCCGCTTGAAGGTAGTTGAACCGAAGGGTTCATAACTTTTTCCGGCGATCTTCAGCAAGATTTTTACAATATCCGAAATTAAGTCCTTTGATTTTTCGTGTTCGGGTAGAGGAACCATAATTTCTAACGTAGACTTGCTGTAAGCAACTCGTAGCGATCGCTTTTCACCCAGTTCTTGCAAAATAGACTCAAATTCCTCCCAACTGATATCCTGGATATTCACTGTACTACCAGGCGCTAGCCGCATTTGGCTAACAGGTTTAACAACGGGAGATACAGCAGTCATAAGCATTTTCCTTATAAAGGAACTATTCTGAAACTTGAGGCTGGATTAGCTTTAGCGTAACCTAATCAGATCGCTTAGAGGCTAGTTGCAACAATTTTCCTCCATTCTTAAACTCTTTTTTTTCTCAGTACCAGCATTTGATAAGTTAGTACATAATCTGAAACAAT
Protein-coding sequences here:
- a CDS encoding DUF561 domain-containing protein, coding for MTMHPPLQRAFTNRRVLKVISGLNNFDAASVAATVKAAEFGGATFVDIAADRALVQLAKSLTKLPICISAVDPEKFVQAVAAGADLIEIGNFDSFYAQGRRFEALEVLALTKQTRALLPEITLSVTVPHILELDQQVQLAEELVKAGADIIQTEGGTSSNPVHPGTLGLIEKAAPTLAAAFEISRVVSVPVLCASGISNVTAPLAIAAGAAGVGVGSAINQLNSEIAMIAAVRGLVEALAAANLVVK
- a CDS encoding type II toxin-antitoxin system ParD family antitoxin produces the protein MKSINISLPDAMRTYIEEKVATGGYSSVSEYFRELVRQDQKRQAAERLETMLLEGLNSGNATEMTPDDWEDIRQAVRQRITKHKGSNQG
- a CDS encoding type II toxin-antitoxin system RelE/ParE family toxin, whose product is MSDVSKRPQVIRDLIELATYIAEDNLGASDRFLTAAETTFKQLGKMPGMGKSCQFSHPNLAGVRQQAIKGFQNYLVFYLPSDSGVQILRVIYGGRDIETILDEDLGDNNAE
- a CDS encoding Uma2 family endonuclease; the protein is MTAVSPVVKPVSQMRLAPGSTVNIQDISWEEFESILQELGEKRSLRVAYSKSTLEIMVPLPEHEKSKDLISDIVKILLKIAGKSYEPFGSTTFKRENIAGVEPDACFYIQNYQRMIGRRKLEPNDPPPDLAIETDVTSKTTLDAYEAIAVPELWIYDSKKLRIYLLRDGRYIESDNSPNFPNLPLTQIIAATVERAWQVGTVQALKEFEEVLDRSRF
- a CDS encoding vanadium-dependent haloperoxidase translates to MKDQVINWNNVYLQAIRLNGGPPGPISRTGAILHAAIYDAVNSIDRDYKPYLEILSVKVGASKEAAAVHAAYTVLSSDNVYPNANFPKSKKKNQSFFDDELNKAIDEIKSSSVSQQSINDGKELGIAAAKAILKNREGDGFNDDTKYTSGDQPGDWRPTDSTPATTPNWGKVKPFSPTLIKKFRPTRPAGFSSKQDLLASVEYAAEVNEVKRLGAANSTERTQEQTDIALFWANDLDGTYKPPGQLYSITQIVSKLRNLSFSDNARLFALVGLALGDAAILAWDAKYDTDLDLWRPETAIQRAFEDNNRATIADPTWRPLSPNADGTRFSPSFPAYISGHATFGAVHAGILRNFFGTDNVTFTATSEDPSARGNNGIRITRTFNSFSSAALENGRSRIYLGVHFQWDADAAYTSGTKLADFVFESLLTQN
- a CDS encoding DegT/DnrJ/EryC1/StrS family aminotransferase — encoded protein: MIQSVNPIPAFDIKQQYTTIEAEVSAAVLEVLASGRYIGGPVVEGFEQQFAAYNTVTECVACNSGTDALYLALRVLEIGAGDEVITTPFTFIATSEVISAVGAKPVFVDIDATTFNLDVEQVAAAITPKTKAIIPVHLFGQPVDMTSLMAIAQSHNLSIIEDCAQSTGARWADTKVGSIGHIGCFSFYPTKNLGGCGDGGAITTKDPAIATKLRILRDHGSKVRYLHEKIGVNSRLDALQAAILQIKLRYLDIWNDRRRDIANYYYQFLSQIPGIVPPQELPGGIGVWNQYTIRISGEGRNGSTAKYRDWVRSQLQEQGVSSMIYYPHPLHLQPVYQNLGYQIGDLPIAEQACHEVIALPMFPELTQHQQDQVIYALKEVMS
- a CDS encoding HNH endonuclease, which encodes MSKKKKFNLKVEVVNPKTGKIITESIPFDQLSRNQKAISKLNPEQITRIKRIYSILDCLLGDNFENWAIGFTFDIFPENEIRVWEKITFVFLEFIKRHPYDLTLNQKKDILFRLLKLSFGESPNDASSMFLYSFWEELTEEFRKTKTKNIHEQTKDANQSSVYVNPWDTTDFEKLAFAYNKYTNQHNLSSEQGHEIFVRLMHLMAGQEPKDDLSRELLHILVNEFDPHNITDDRVRVSYPVVRRKGQSKFRHELIEAYKGKCAITGYSVDEVLQAAHIIPYLGSETNHPSNGILLRVDIHILFDKYLLSIHPKNYEVVTSPSLCGTDYEGLGGKKLLLPDKDRYKPNSIALEQHYQTFLQKCDI
- a CDS encoding class I SAM-dependent methyltransferase, whose translation is MTANFDDKEILELWDNRAKDWDIQVGDDGDSNRILNSDPVLWSFAGDVAGLSVLDAGCGTGYLARQLCLKGASVTGIDFSPQMIEIAQFRASQNNLDIDFHLDSCTELKSLPDEQFDTIVSNYVLMDLLDLEGAVKAFNRVLKPGGIAILVFSHPCFPQGKSTTVKEDGTVSYSWDSSYFERMQHNDEPWNHFTTTFIWFHRPLSDYWKVFKAAGFSVDEFEEPRITEERYHLAENDRKLFNSKTRPYSVVFKLLKVK
- the mnmA gene encoding tRNA 2-thiouridine(34) synthase MnmA → MKKVVVGLSGGVDSSTAAAILHHQGYEVIGLTLWLMKGKGQCCSEGMIDAAELCEQLGVPHQVVDIRDLFQTHIVDYLVTGYSAGITPLPCSQCNKTVKFGPMVQYAHEQLGCDRIATGHYARISYDEATGRYQLLRAVDRNKDQSYFLYDLSQDLLAATIFPLGELEKTDTRRIATEYGLKTADKPESQDLCLVESNGSMRAFLDKYLAPKTGDIVDVTGKILGQHDGVHHYTIGQRKGLGIAAAEPLYVIELDAANNKVVVGDRTKVTQPECTVNRVNWVSIPEPSTPIHAQVQIRYRSTPTPVTVIPLENSRVRLVFDEPQISITPGQAAVWYDGEKVLGGGIIEQFS